aaatccaaccaaatgtgactttacaacctaaacattttattccacattacatttactgtttttagaaAATAATATGCGTACAATGTCTGATTTATACACATATGTAccaaaactgatcagttatcacctaatatttaaaataatataacagatttggttattaccaaatcttacgatggtgtccttttattaaatgaatgttatgttttatacagattttggcagcagttaatataaagttagatgacccaaaccctcctagccTTTTATCAGAagttgtttttattgcagtatactgttattgttgtgattcattgctctcatcactgaccactgaattcagcacccccgccaagaaaagcaccccctctcgtcAGTGTGTACGCACCGttttcttgataaaagcagagataattgctttgactttactttacttagaaaCGGCATCTTAAGAagaggtgcttttcatggtggggggtgcagattttaggtttattttaaaGCAAGTTCTGCTTTTTCTGCGATATCATTTTGGGGGAGGGgggcaaatccacctatttctgatatttctGATATTCTGAATATTCAATGTTCTTTAGAATTttcctttaagttttttttttttttttttactgtagactAGTTCAACTTTAATTAATAATTGTATCTTTGTCCAGAACGGTCTCTCTCAGTGTAGACTGGCTGATCTGTCCTCGGGAGTTTGGCTGGGAATGTTACAGTGCAGTAGGGAGGGACTTGGACAGGGAAAACTGCTGCTGGAAGTGAGGAGAAATACTCAGCATTCCTCTACCCCTCCTTTCTTCTTCCACAGAGAGCAGGAAAAACTCTGCCTTTCCCAGAGTTAACCCGGAGATAGCCCAGCTCTAGCTCCTCTTTAGCCCTGCTCTAGCCCTGATTTAGCCCAGCCACAGAGAGAAGAGTCAGCCATGGCCTCTTCTCCTCAGAAATCTCCCTCTTCCCCCAAACCCCCGACCCCCAAATCTCCAGCCTCCCGCAAGAAGGACGACTCTTTCCTGGGGAAACTCGGAGGAACTCTGGCCAGACGGAAAAAGGCGAAAGAAGGTGGGAGCTAAACTCCTTTACTAAAGCCTTTACATTGTTTCCACAGGAGACTGAAGGATTCAAAATCAGCGTTAGTGTTTAGTAGTTTACTACAGTTAACTTCATATTTGTAGCTAGTCCTATCCCTCTGAGGAAAAGTGATAAATTAACTCCACTAGGTAAACTTCTAAAGTTAGTACAGCTGTTTCCAGCATGTCTTTCTGTTTACAACATATACAGAGTTTACTGTTATaaatctctgcaaataaatgtgctttaatgtcttcaatattacattgaaaaaaaaaaaacacattgaaaacacATTGAATCAGAAGAGAGGCGTGTctacacttttgactggtactgcataacGTAACCAAACAAAAcctttaaagcttttattttgccCATCATAACTGTGTGTTTGTACAAGACAATAGTCTAAAACATTAAATAGAAAAAACGCAAGCAAATATTATTACAGTCAAAAATATACAGGAATGAGTTGTTTTTAAAAGATGGAGATAATTATAGCTGTTTACAAAACCCGATTCCAGATCTGTTGAGTGGTGTTGGTTGGCTCTTCTAAATGAACAAGCCAAAGCCCTAAAAGCTAGTTATTCTCTGGGATCTTCAAAAAGTTATCTGAGAGCTTAAATGTCTTGTGTGCAAAACAAAAATTACACATTAGgtatgcaccaaatatttggcatcAAGGTTGTTCGTCCAAAAATGGCAAAACATCACTTTTTGTGATTGGCTGaataaacaaaattttaattaacAACTGTGATGTTATTGATGGTACAGTCAAATCGCAACCAGCtggaatgtttaaaatgttttgtataaAAGATATATAGTTTTAAAAGATAGATTAAAagcaattgattaaaaaaaattgacttaTGTAAATAATCAAAATCTGTCGGCCAGTGTTTGTACAAAACAACTAGAACAAATCCAAGCAAATATTATTATGGTCAAAAATGCtcaggaattattattatttatttttttagagttaGGATATTTAGATGATAACTACAATTAATAATGATCTTTCCTACAAATAAGTTAGAAAAGCCTGAATgtgtaattaaacaaaaatgaaaattgcatttacatttttgtattgaaGGGCCCATAGCTTACAATTTTCTTGAATTTATGTTAAGTACATTTTTCTCAGATACACATTAAgtcaaaaagtaaaatattacagAAATAGAGATATCAGTTTTTTTGTCCTACTGTgacaatataaatgtaaaaaaaatctagcGTAAGagcaaatatataatttatgcTGTTACATAAGTAAGATAAATTTAGCTTACAAAAGTAAGCTAAATAAAGCATTGCTGTTTCCCAACAGCACCCAAAACCACCCAAACATATAACATTAGACTTACTTACCACtttattaaatgttaatgttttctGTAACACTGGCTGCAAGACAAGTCCAAAGCATGATCAATCAACCTCTTAAACTTAACAGTTGGAAAGGTGTGCTTTTTGTCAAAATATGCTCTTTTTATACATACCTTATTTGGAATCATTGTGGCTAATGCAATTAAATGCATTAGACTTGTTTacacacatataaaaatattAGTGTTATGCTGCATAATATTTGAAAAAACTGAtatagttttagatttttttttctgtgatataCTGTATGATATATCATGTAATtcgataattattaataatgcgCACCATGTATCCAAGACtggagtaaaataagtaaactaaaATTATCTTACATACCTTTTCACAACCTGCAATGTATTTGAACATTTTAACATCCCCACATAGTGATGATGATACTGacatgatatattgtgcagccacttgctgcacagtagaacagtgcaccaccattccattttttaaacaatattataagcagcttttgtgttttctttattttcctgaCCTTAAATTGACCTGTGCTGTTCCTATAACTGCCATGTCCTAATTACATTATGATCTGAGTAAACGGCTGTATGAGGAGTTTTCTTGTAGCCTCAGGTTTCCTCAATTCGTAATGTAATCAATAAATGGCAGTTAAGGAAACATGAACAGTGGAAGTAATTTTTTTAGAGTGcaaggcagctgcttagaggagctcTAAGCTAATTGGCTGCTTATTTTTTGGTCCATGTTTGAAAAGTCAGAAAACTTATATATAAGCTTTAATACTAGCATCAACTGGCATTTCCTAACAATGATTGTGAACAGGTTAAAGCCCAAATAAGCTATTTAAACTCTGAGATTTTGGAAAAGTTATGTATAAaactttaatcaaataaaaaattacacattaaGGATGAACCAAGTATTTTGCAACAAGATTGTTTGTTAAAAAATGTCTTTTGGTGATTGATTGAATAAGAGAAAACAATTTATAACCGTGAGTTTTTTTTAAGGTACAGTCAAATCGTAACCAGCTGGTTTGTAAAAATGTTCAGtattaaacatacatttttaatgataGTTTAAAAGTAACTGAAAATACATTGAAACATGTGGTACATGAAATACATGAAAAAGTGGTAAAATTAATCAAAATCAGCAaaagaaacagttttttttttcagtcgttgaccaaatgtttattttatatggtATTGGTTTTGATGAAAACATAACATCCCTATAATATATTGACATTAAGTGAGTTTTAAAGAATTTTAACCAATTTTATTTGCCTCTGCACTGTATATGAACTCCCAATCAAGCTCAGTTTAGCTGTAGTGATTCCTCACAGAACATTCCTATATTTGTGTAGAATACTTATGTTTACAGCCCCATAATTTGTAATGCATTCTAAGGACATAGGGAATTAATAGGCGACCATAACTTGCATAGTACAGTAGCTAATAGCCTGCATATTcttaaaaaaactctttattCCGCTTCACTCTGCTTTAACCTGACCATTCATCAGGCTATAACCACAGCCTTTGTTGGTTCGTCTAGTGCACTTCTTCTTCACTCCGTCAGGCTCTGTAGGAGTCACCCATCCGAGTGTTTACAAAAAGCTTCAAGGCCGAGCTTTAACCTTATATGGAAGAGTGCTGGCCGCTGCCTCCCAGTGAATCATACCAGACCATCACCCGCAGGTCTGGGTTGCTACTGAACTGAATGACTGCATTCTGTAGACTGTAGTCTTTTAACCTAAAGGACAGAGCTCTGTGGGGTAGCTGTGATCTCGTTGGCCATGTAatatgtaagtaagtaagtagggTGAAGAGCATTCTTCTGTAATTGGCCATCTGTATTTGCCTTCTACTAAAAACAAATGAATCTCGAAGGCGATAGTGCTTTTCCATGGAAAGCTGTGTTGGTTCCTTTTCCGCTCTCTGCGTACAGCTGCGCCCCAGCCACTCAAGCCTGGGTCTCTGAGGTGAACACAAATTACTTGGGTTTATTTGATTCCATTGAGAGCCTCTCTGGGCCCATAAGGCAGGAGTATATTTAGTTAGGAATGTTGAGACATGCAGAATCTATTCAAAAGAGCGACGGAAGGAGAAGCGGGCTTTAGACAAGCCGAAGAGTTCGCTCAGAAAACAACAGAAAGGTTCAATCTAAGGGCAGCACATGTATAAGCATCTTCATTTTAGACATTGTTTGGTCTggatagtatttttttaaatcaatattattttaataacagtagtATAATTTTGATATTTCCATATGATTCAggctgcattctggtgttctgagcttcataactgaagaccagagtagCATACAAACATCATACTCACACACAGTTTCATACAAAACAGCAGGACTCGCTGTATCTAACCAGTAGAGATGAATGAAAACTAAATCTCATCAAAATAAACGCAGGCATGTGTGGGTACCTCCTATAAATTCTTTGTAATTTGTAGTGAATTAAATGTACATCAAACTATAATAAATTGGCCTAGGGTTCTAGGAGATATAGATGATTTACAGAGCACTGTAAGTAACAGAACACTACGATGTAAGACCAGAACTAAGGTTGTGCTACAACCTGACTACCCATTCGTATGCACCCACCTCACTCAGCAGCTAACAGTCATGACTAccatatctactgtaactgtagattaacatttatcTATGAACTTAAATAAAAGTCTAATCTGAAACATGTGCACTGGACATTGTGTCTGATATTGTCAGGCAGGCAGAATTTGGAACAACACCTGTAAAGCTGTCTCAGCAAACTGAAACATTATaccaaccaatcagtgtcaagtttAGGGAGTTGCCATTTAGCTGaatatggtttggtttgtttcagagtaaaaatatatatatttttagagacTTTGGCGTTTCAAACCAATCACAGAAAGTGGATGCAGGCTGTAATCGCCTGTTAAatgatagaatagaataaaatagaattaaaatattGTGCTTGCATTTACATAAATACAACAGATTATGCTTATaattgctgtatctactgtaactgttgattagcccttatttataaacaaatataaaaggaATTTGAGAGGGATCATTCTGACTCATTGTTACACATTTTAATTCTGTTCTGTGACACAAACACTTTAAGGGAGTAAAATTTTAAtagggaggcagaatttggcacaaggggtgtgccatatcgtatcgcacacaacatttttgaatatcgtgaacaatattatactctgaaatatcgtgccagaTCACCCAccgctaattatcacatcagggtgctacttttttgctgtttttttgtgaaaaattcacactgttctcatttcccattatacagtatatctactagggacagattatatctgtccagtatcattttttttattctggatatatggagatatttggagtgcattattagtgtcatgacattctggatcattaatttctgttacaaatctgataaaattcttgtatttttttaatatctcagttaggggtatgccatatcatattgtgtgcaataatgaaatttaattttcattgtgttgcagtAGAGTGTTTTGTTATGTCACCAAGAGTATTGTGATgttttttagagccatatcacctaCTCTTATTTGGCATAACACACTGCCTCACATCAGATGCACAGCCTTCTCTTAAGCAGTTAATCTTATCTATAGGGAGGCACAGTTGATGTATGTGATGATGACAGGacatagtaaagttctttagtgcaCTCAGAACCTCGGTTCTGACTCTTGTTTGATCTTAGACATGCTCTGGCCGTGTGTTTTAGCCTGTAAGGTTCTTGGCCGTTGCTGGCACTGAGCTGAGCGTGCTTCATACTAGACTGGCGTAATGGGAGagctgattaaaaacaggatgtTGATGTCTCCAGGGATGTCGGCTTTGACTTCTGCAGGCTTTTTCTCACAGGCATGTGCAGAAGCATGGCTGCGGTGATTGGCCCACACTGACGGGGATTCATGGCACATAGAGCAGGAGAGGCTGGAGTCAGCTGGGAGTGACTCGCCACATGCTGGCTCACTCTGAGCCATGCAGGGTCGGCTAAATGAGAGATGAGGACATTGTAGTGAAGCGCTGTGCAGCGAAATCTGTAGCTAAGTGTTCGGCACATTCAGTCATTTACAAAAATTACAGACTGCTGGGATGAATGGTTAGGACTGGACAAGTCTTTCTTCAGGATACGGTTGTTACGATAGTGTAGGATCATAATGTGTGAATGATCCCTTTCAGTAACCATATATTGGCCATTTAAGTGTGTCCATTAATTAGGAAATATAAGTGTAAATATAGCACATTTAAgtgtttaatgtaaaaatattgtcCAGATATATATAAGATTGTAAAAGGACAATATATGAATAATTATTGAAAGAACTCTTATTGGATAAGAATGCTTATTGGATTAACCTCATAAAattgtcacatttttacattttctttcatttcttcttctttttttattttgcaagtGCAGTACCAACCGTGAAATTTGCCGTTGCAGATCTATTGGTGTGCAATCAATCATGCACcttgcagtttgatttagggcgtgtcaatgtgtctttgctatcttaatgacgggaaaagtacaccttactcATTGTTTGTGCatagtgtgcaaaaaaaaaagaaaaacgcatCTTGTGAAGGATATAAGAATGAGCCGTGTATGTTGTAACATTTGTAGACACACCTTATactaaatgcatttagctactttaagttgtaaccattgctgacacagatgtgcaaatgcacacagacagcAGTCTGAGGAAAAACTACCAGTAGAATCTGACTCTCTGAAACTGAATGTCAGGAGTGTGCTGGAGGGGtacaaattaatttaataagacacagcagtgctgcaggagtttttaaacaccttagtgtcactgctgaatTGAGAATTGAAAATCTAGCCAGTGGGCAGCTTACTGGGGGCAGTGTCCTGGGACCACTTTTGAAGGACTAGAggaggatgaccaacactgtgAACTGTTCAGCAACAGATTTAGGGCTTCTGTCTCTAATTTtgctttatctacaaggtgtagCAGCAGCTGTAGCTGTAGTAAGGACTGTgtaatagagtgaaggacagtgagtgattaaccagagtgtttaaaaacttcagcagcactgctgctgtatctgatccactcactgtacatcagcacaacacacactactaacacctcatacaccaccaccatgctaatcagtgctaatcaccgCAGCATTGAAGAACAAGATGAAtggagtataataataataaagtatacagagaaacagatacaggactacagtactcctatatgatcagttgaGCTGAGAATATGAACAATGAATGTAAATACAAGGAGGTGGTTTTAAGGAAATGGCTGGTTGGTATATATCATCATTTCTCCCCTCACATTTACATATCTAGGCTTTTAACAAACGACCACAGACTGCATGATGTATGAAATGCAATTGCGCTAGAATGAATCTCTGTGTGGTCAGTTTATACCCCTGGGTTAGATCACGCCTAAAACTTTCCAAATCATGAAGTGCTTTCACTTTGTGTCCAGTCCCCCGCGGTACTGAATATGGTAAGATGTGTATCGATTGAAAGGCCCATTGAAGGGCCGAGTTGTAGCTGGGGCTCTTGTTAACCCAGACGTGTTCAGGCCTGAATGCATAGCATTAGATGTGGCACTCTGAGCAGCCTCCCTCTGCTAAAACCAATACCACATAACTGACCACTAATGATGAGAGGCACAGCCTAGTGCAGAATGGACTGCTGCTACTGTGTGTCTCCTCCATTAGCTGTGCCCGCTATGATAAAACATACAGCTTACAGCATAGTGTAATAACTGGTTGAACATGCCGGGGTAGCGACGGAAGTAAATCAAGGTCAGAGAAGAGCCGGCGATGTGTGTATAGTCATTTTTATATGTTTGCAAGTATATAAAGAGAAAAGCTTTTTGATCCCAGAGGAAAATAACACGTATTGATGTTCTTTGCAGTTTCTGAGCTCCAAGAAGAGGGCATGAATGCAATCAACCTGCCCCTGAGCCCCACCCCATTCGAGCTGGATCCTGAGGACACCATGCTGGGTAACATTTCACACCACCAGAGACTCAGTTTTCAACCCCACATTCTCCAGCTTGCTTTAAATCACTGTATGCCCACTTTGTTCTTTAAGAGGAGAATGAAGTCCGCACCATGGTGGATCCCAACTCCAGAAACGACCCCAAACTGCAAGAACTGATGAAGGTATCGTCAAATCATCATATGGTAGCTGTCCAGTGAAAATCATGTGTCTCTTAAATGATGAATGAACATAAAAAGGCAAAAGCTTTCCTTCTTTACTTTGATTGGAAGTTTATAttaaataagagttttttttttataattttgtataaaaattatattcacaagcactattGATATTTAACAGCGTTagtggaaggcatgaaaatagactgttgacagggtgtaagatagtaatgagcattgtgacgcaccccgtgcagggtgtaagatagggcttgTAATCTTATACAACATAAAAACTATTCAAATTTGTTCTCTTAAATTTTGATAGGAAATATCAAAATTGTGATGGGACACAAAATTgttatgatacatgctataaacatacatatacagctctggaaaaaataagaaaccacttaaaaatgattagtttctttaattttaccaaattaaaaaactctggaataaaatcaagaggaagatggatgatcacaagccatcaaaccaaactgaaatgtttgattttttgcaccaggagttatgacataaagttatccaaaagcagtgtgtaagactggtggaggagaacatgccaagatgcatgaaaactgtgattaaaaaacagggttattctatcaaaCATTgacttctaaactcttaaaactttatgaatataaacttgttttctttgcattatttgaggtctgaaagctctgcatcttttttaatatttcagccatttttcatttgaatgctctaaatgacagtagttttgtttggaatttgggagaaatattgtccatagttcacagaataaaacaacaacattcatttactcaaacatatacacataaaaatcgattccgaaactgaagtggtgtcttaatttttttctagagctgtatgtaggCTGCATGCCCAGAAATCCAATTATTATCtacatatatttatgtacatatgaCATGTGAGTCAAACTTGATTTGAAAACATCAGATTTGACATGTAAACACAGCCTTTAAAAAATCAAACCTTTGATTTGAGTCGCTTTAACCTAGGAATGTGAATGTAACTTATGTAAGTAAATTGAACACTGCTATGGTGCAACTTAATGTTCCTCTTTCCGTCTGGTTCAGGTACTGATTGACTGGATCAATGATGTTCTAGTAGGAGAGCGGATCATCGTTAAAGATCTGGCTGAAGATCTTTATGATGGACAGGTTCTACAGAAGCTCTTTGGTAATCCTTTAGTTTTTGGAGTCTCATCGTGTTTAAAGATCCTGTAGATATCTGTTGTTTTCTCATCTGATCTGAACAAGGAGGCTGTCATTTTCTTATTGGTTTTTAGAGAAGCTGGAAGGGGAGAAGCTCAATGTTGCTGAGGTTACACAGTCTGAGATCGCCCAGAAGCAGAAGCTACAGACAGTTCTGGAAAAGATCAATGACACCCTTAAAGTGTCCTCCAGGAACATCAAATGGAACATCGACTGTAAATAGCTCCAGAATCCTTTGGGTTTTACAGTTGGAATGTGTTTAGTCAGTAGATTTCTGCAGTTTAGTGCAGCTCATTGTTAAATAGTAGCAGTACATGTTTAGATATTGGTGTTTTTGGTTCATTTCATCATAATATTAAACCATATATGTAACATTCTTTAATGATCTTGACCtctatttatctgtttgtctgtttctCAGCGGTCCATGCTAAGAGCATAGTGGCTATTCTGCATTTGCTTGTTGCCTTGTCTCAACATTTCAGAGCTCCGATCCGTCTTCCAGACCATGTGTCCATACAAGTAGTCGTAGTCCAGGTAGGCAGACATTTGATTTCATCTTGTTTTTCTTACTTGATTTGTAAAACCTGCACAGTATCTTGCCTAAGACTGGACAATAATTCTAAATCAATGTATTAATTGTGATAGAAAATGTTTCATTTGATGTTTAAAAACAGAGTACATTGCATAACTTGAATTAAAATGGGGCCGCAAATGGTTTAGCAGTCtaaaacactgccactatgattgggagaccgctggttcgaatcccggtcatgcagctggtcatcagctgccggagccctgagagagcacaactggcctcgctctctttgggtgggtacagtagatggtgctcttttccctcatcactcctagggtgatgttgaccagcacaaggcgtctgtgagctgatgtatcagaaccgagcgtgctgtgatgttattcggcaatgctgcatcagcagctggaacaaggtggagtctgacttcacatgtgtcggaggagacatgtgctagtcttcaccctgcttgtgttgtggcatcaccagtgatggggcaTATACAGCTGGGTAGCAGCTGAGTAGGTGGGAAAATTGACGTAGcttaaattgagagaaaatgggaaaaattagaaacaaaaggATTAAAAGGTTTTAAATAGAAAAGTTATGTTAATACTTTTTTCTGTTATGTCCTGTATTATATAATACTAGCACATTGATATAATTTGTGTCCAACAGAAACGTGAGGGCATACTCCAGTCTCGGCAGGTCCAGGAGGAAATTACAGGCAACACAGAGTATGTCTTCACTGTTATACTTTTTATTTGTCTGTAACTAAATACAGCTGTGAAACAAAAACTGGATATGCTAATACTGTATCTTCCCAACAACTGAAAAAGTACATTGAAACCACTTAAAATTTCTAAAACTTGATTTTTCTTTAATAGTGAGCTTGTGATCAGTGCTCTTATTGGCTGGCTTATGTCACCCTGACAGCTCaaagtatatttataattattcttgagttttttatttttctgttaatgtGATCTATAGCTGACATTTCTCTGAACAATTCACGCTCCTAAACTGGCAATCATAcacaaagatcaacatttcactGCATCACAAGAGATATCAATGCATTAACCCTGGTCCTGAAAGCACCAAAAGGTCCTGCTCTGTACATTTTAATGTTTCCTGCTCCCAACCTGATTTAACTCATAAGCTCATTAAGAAGCTTTTTCTAGGATTCACATTGGTGCCGCATGCAAATTAATCTGATATATCCAATCTAGGACCACAAAAGTgtgtgactcaaatctgatgtcAAAAGATTGAATTTTACATGTTCACACTGCCCTGAAAAAATCAGTTCTGTGTAAACCAAGGCAGAGAATCAGATTAACTGAGATAAATGTAgcagaaaaatgttttttcatcAGTTTATAGAAGAAATGGATCAAACTTTGAAAGTGACAgcaattttattaatattactatgttTATAACCAATTAAATAACATTAGTATACTGTACATAATCTGGTTTTGCAGTGATTTGCAGTGTTTAACCATCCGAAGTGAAAAAGGCATTGTTGCAGTGTTGCAGATTTTAGCAAATACATTTTAGTatgcagcattatttttttgtgttatatacACAGTATCAATGATCATTAGGAAAAGCTATGATTGAGGTAATTATTTagtcttttaaaacattttagtgGCAAGTATTTGTAGCTAAtcttagaaatatataaataaacaatagaTCTACTCACTGGGACCTCAAAACCTCATTGAGCATGACCCATTTACACTtctatggacaaaaaaaaaacgtagcaatatgtt
The DNA window shown above is from Astyanax mexicanus isolate ESR-SI-001 chromosome 16, AstMex3_surface, whole genome shotgun sequence and carries:
- the parvab gene encoding parvin, alpha b — encoded protein: MASSPQKSPSSPKPPTPKSPASRKKDDSFLGKLGGTLARRKKAKEVSELQEEGMNAINLPLSPTPFELDPEDTMLEENEVRTMVDPNSRNDPKLQELMKVLIDWINDVLVGERIIVKDLAEDLYDGQVLQKLFEKLEGEKLNVAEVTQSEIAQKQKLQTVLEKINDTLKVSSRNIKWNIDSVHAKSIVAILHLLVALSQHFRAPIRLPDHVSIQVVVVQKREGILQSRQVQEEITGNTEALSGRHERDAFDTLFDHAPDKLNVVKKTLITFVNKHLNKLNLEVSELDSQFADGVYLVLLMGLLEGYFVPLYSFFLTPENFDHKVHNVSFSFELMQDGGLEKPKPRPEDIVNCDLKSTLRVLYNLFTKYRSVD